The following proteins are co-located in the Luteolibacter rhizosphaerae genome:
- a CDS encoding hybrid sensor histidine kinase/response regulator has translation MPTFDPLPGPANSSLILVVDDEPKNIQVVGPMLLRQGHEVIAAGSGEEALAKLRSTTPDLVLMDVMMPGMTGFDLCRRLRSQPEWQDIPVIFLSAVTDKSFIMEALAAGAVDYVTKPFHGPELLSRVQVHLNLQSTRKRLAEAIDERNRVLEVVAHDLKNPLGAVRFASSMLQEQSASMDQTHSALVASIGDATDRALEIVGSLLQTRQIEEAKAEMGLTSLCLREYTEEAIKSFLPLGKRKSIAISMESSGERIPVQADRRSLLCSLENLVSNAIKFSPHGTLVRISLQRDAKSGVFLIDDEGPGVAEDERDQLFKKFTRLSSRPTGGEVSTGLGLHIVRELVEAMGGSIRYERGPRGGACFVLRLPLAE, from the coding sequence ATGCCGACCTTTGATCCACTCCCGGGCCCGGCCAATTCGTCATTGATTCTCGTGGTCGATGACGAGCCGAAGAACATCCAGGTGGTGGGTCCGATGCTGCTCCGCCAAGGCCACGAGGTCATCGCCGCGGGTAGTGGCGAGGAGGCCTTGGCCAAGCTGCGGAGCACCACTCCCGATCTGGTGCTCATGGATGTGATGATGCCGGGGATGACCGGCTTCGACCTCTGCCGCCGGCTCCGCTCGCAACCCGAATGGCAGGATATACCGGTGATCTTCCTCTCCGCCGTGACGGACAAGAGCTTCATCATGGAGGCTCTGGCGGCCGGGGCGGTGGACTACGTGACCAAACCTTTTCACGGGCCCGAGTTACTCTCGCGCGTGCAGGTGCATCTGAACCTGCAAAGTACCCGCAAGCGCCTGGCGGAGGCGATCGACGAGCGCAACCGCGTGCTGGAAGTGGTGGCCCACGATCTCAAGAACCCTCTCGGTGCCGTCCGCTTCGCCAGCTCCATGCTTCAAGAGCAAAGCGCATCGATGGACCAGACCCATAGCGCGCTGGTGGCCAGCATCGGTGATGCAACCGACAGGGCGCTTGAGATCGTGGGCTCGCTCCTGCAGACACGGCAGATCGAGGAGGCGAAGGCGGAGATGGGCCTGACGTCACTTTGCCTCCGCGAGTATACGGAAGAAGCCATCAAGAGCTTCCTGCCCTTGGGGAAGCGCAAGAGCATCGCGATCAGCATGGAGAGCTCCGGAGAGCGCATTCCCGTGCAGGCGGACCGTCGGTCCTTGCTCTGCTCCCTGGAGAATCTGGTTTCGAACGCGATCAAGTTTTCGCCCCACGGCACCTTGGTAAGGATCAGCCTGCAGCGCGACGCGAAGTCCGGCGTCTTCCTGATCGACGATGAAGGCCCGGGGGTGGCCGAGGACGAGCGGGACCAGCTTTTCAAGAAGTTCACCCGTCTGAGCAGTCGCCCGACCGGGGGCGAGGTTTCAACCGGGCTAGGCCTGCACATCGTGCGCGAGCTGGTGGAGGCCATGGGCGGAAGCATCCGCTACGAAAGAGGCCCGCGCGGCGGAGCCTGCTTCGTGCTGCGGCTGCCGCTTGCGGAGTGA